One Desulfovibrio fairfieldensis genomic window carries:
- the trmD gene encoding tRNA (guanosine(37)-N1)-methyltransferase TrmD, producing the protein MPRFHLVSLFPEFFDSPLSTALMGRARETGVVTFSFHDPRAFSTDKHRHVDDRPYGGGPGMVMQGEPVARALRSIERPGRMLLMTPCGRPFNQALARELALEEDLTLVCGRYEGLDARLLELFPLEPVSVGEAVLNGGETAALAVVESVARLMPGFMGKEESGEEESFSHGLLEYPHYTRPETLEGLPVPEVLLSGDHARIAAWRRAASLAATLAARPDMLDDAPLDREDARVLADQPRERPGRNLSFCLMHYPVLLGEKNSGASSLTNLDIHDIARISRSYAMGPFYAVTPLEDQLRVLEDILRHWTRGPGGRGNPDRARALELVRPAVSLDAAVAQLREHAGAPPRLVASSAVWPVHKRAPVPLTPGRVRDWCREGPVLLCLGTAQGLAPEVLERCDGQLRPLRFLGYNHLSVRSAAAILADRILGDYC; encoded by the coding sequence ATGCCGCGCTTTCATCTGGTTTCGCTCTTTCCCGAATTTTTTGATTCGCCTCTGAGCACCGCCCTCATGGGCCGCGCCCGTGAAACCGGCGTGGTGACGTTCAGCTTTCACGACCCGCGCGCCTTCAGCACTGATAAGCACCGCCATGTGGACGACAGACCCTATGGCGGCGGCCCGGGCATGGTCATGCAGGGCGAACCCGTGGCCCGGGCCCTGCGTTCCATCGAACGCCCCGGCCGGATGCTGCTCATGACGCCGTGCGGCCGCCCGTTCAACCAGGCTCTGGCGCGCGAACTGGCCCTGGAAGAAGATCTCACCCTGGTCTGCGGCCGCTATGAGGGACTGGACGCCCGCCTGCTGGAACTTTTCCCCCTGGAACCGGTGAGTGTGGGTGAAGCCGTGCTCAACGGAGGAGAAACGGCGGCCCTGGCCGTCGTCGAATCCGTGGCCCGGCTGATGCCGGGTTTCATGGGCAAGGAAGAGTCCGGCGAGGAAGAGAGTTTTTCCCACGGCCTGCTGGAATATCCGCATTATACCCGGCCCGAGACGCTGGAGGGCCTGCCCGTGCCCGAGGTGCTGCTCAGCGGGGACCATGCCCGCATCGCGGCCTGGCGGCGCGCGGCCTCTCTGGCCGCCACCCTGGCGGCGCGCCCGGATATGCTGGACGACGCCCCCCTGGACCGCGAGGACGCCCGAGTCCTGGCCGACCAGCCGCGCGAAAGGCCCGGCCGCAACCTTTCCTTCTGCCTCATGCACTATCCGGTCCTGCTCGGAGAAAAAAATTCCGGCGCTTCCTCTTTGACAAACCTGGACATTCACGATATAGCCCGAATTTCCCGCAGCTATGCCATGGGGCCCTTCTATGCGGTCACGCCGCTGGAGGATCAGTTGCGGGTGCTTGAGGATATTTTGCGGCACTGGACCCGAGGTCCCGGCGGCCGGGGCAATCCGGACAGGGCGCGAGCCTTGGAGCTGGTGCGCCCGGCGGTTTCGCTGGACGCGGCTGTGGCGCAATTGCGCGAGCATGCCGGCGCGCCCCCCAGACTGGTGGCCAGTTCCGCCGTCTGGCCCGTGCATAAGCGCGCGCCCGTGCCGCTGACGCCCGGCCGGGTACGCGATTGGTGCCGGGAAGGGCCGGTGTTGCTCTGCCTGGGTACGGCCCAGGGGCTGGCCCCGGAAGTGCTGGAACGCTGCGACGGCCAATTGAGGCCTCTGCGTTTTTTGGGTTACAATCATCTTTCGGTGCGCAGCGCGGCCGCCATCCTGGCCGACAGAATTTTAGGCGACTACTGCTGA
- a CDS encoding 4'-phosphopantetheinyl transferase superfamily protein, with amino-acid sequence MVLILGAALPGLPPAGLRGLCLRWETALVPRLAPEQMAHIRRFAPDGPALAARASRLLARLLLLRGLQSVGALRPNLCLERDMAGRPLLSGWRVSFSHSGRAAFCALERGPGGPCEQDARRDAPGCHPGLGLDAEALDSPPPAARAFTDGETKKTARDALRRWAVKEAVLKAMGMGLSHDPALICSGRHGGRAGLLRFRGQNLRWRVLACPGHWLCLARDAEYPVPAVSLRWLTAGQITNGRC; translated from the coding sequence TTGGTTCTGATTCTGGGCGCGGCTTTGCCCGGCTTGCCCCCTGCCGGGCTGCGCGGCCTGTGCCTGCGTTGGGAAACGGCGCTGGTTCCCCGGCTTGCGCCGGAACAGATGGCCCATATCCGGCGCTTTGCCCCGGACGGCCCCGCGCTGGCCGCGCGCGCCTCCCGCCTGCTGGCGCGCCTGCTGCTGCTGCGCGGCCTTCAGAGCGTGGGCGCGTTACGTCCGAATTTGTGCCTGGAAAGAGATATGGCGGGCCGCCCGCTGCTCTCCGGCTGGCGTGTGAGCTTCAGCCACAGCGGCCGGGCCGCCTTCTGCGCTTTGGAGCGCGGGCCGGGCGGCCCCTGTGAACAGGATGCCCGGCGGGATGCGCCCGGATGCCATCCGGGCCTGGGGCTGGACGCCGAAGCGCTGGACAGCCCGCCCCCGGCGGCGCGTGCCTTTACGGACGGGGAGACAAAAAAAACGGCCCGCGACGCGTTGCGACGCTGGGCCGTTAAAGAAGCCGTGCTCAAGGCGATGGGAATGGGGCTCAGCCATGACCCGGCCCTGATTTGCAGCGGCCGGCACGGAGGACGCGCGGGCCTGCTGCGTTTCCGCGGCCAAAATCTGCGTTGGCGGGTTCTGGCCTGCCCCGGCCACTGGCTCTGCCTGGCACGGGACGCCGAATATCCCGTTCCGGCGGTCAGCCTGCGCTGGCTGACCGCCGGACAGATCACAAACGGCCGCTGTTGA
- a CDS encoding c-type cytochrome: MTQWNDLFLRMPLPESWQNGLLFVSFGLHLLFVLLMLGTALLGLLFFLQKCLTGEGGAQLWNKQIVHTHLGLKSLAVVLGVAPLLIVQVRYSHAFFTATGLFSYAWLAIIPLLIVAFLLIDAFGHKIEVNTWLAFICGVLGVGALLTVPAVFTGALALMERQALWPAFAAEGFSPDGAFAAHWLLRYLHILGAALVFGAAFHLFFSTRKHPEKAPRLRNWLFGATLAQVVIGLPLVFSVAADLNWSILWAVTVGAAAAMLALWALRPAAAPLTAVGPRSLLVLLPMIFVAMLVARQFLQDRVLAPGHAQAVAVREARSKALAPFRQQALAAFTVKLETVYDNGETIYDGACQPCHGTAGHGDGPVAGRLLVPAADLAAIRADREYIYGILKDGTPGSAMPYFRLYDKEKLDKVLDTLSTRFSMFAAAPKPAHEPDLEAQTVWEETCSVCHGTDGAPTPFGRTLRPEPPDLRRFSLTPERALTIITEGYPGTVMQPYRALPEEVRRDLVAIGNSFRIVPDSK; this comes from the coding sequence ATGACCCAATGGAACGATCTTTTTCTCAGAATGCCCCTGCCGGAATCATGGCAGAACGGGCTGCTTTTCGTCAGTTTCGGCCTGCATCTGTTGTTCGTGCTGCTCATGCTCGGCACGGCGCTGCTCGGCCTGTTGTTTTTCCTGCAAAAATGTCTGACCGGAGAGGGCGGCGCACAGCTCTGGAACAAGCAGATCGTGCACACCCACCTGGGCCTCAAGAGTCTGGCCGTGGTGCTGGGCGTGGCTCCCTTGCTCATCGTCCAGGTACGCTATTCCCACGCCTTTTTCACGGCCACGGGCCTGTTTTCCTATGCCTGGCTGGCCATAATCCCGCTGCTGATCGTCGCTTTCCTGCTGATCGACGCCTTCGGGCACAAGATTGAGGTCAATACCTGGCTGGCGTTCATCTGCGGCGTTCTGGGCGTGGGCGCGTTGCTCACGGTACCGGCCGTTTTCACCGGAGCCTTGGCGCTGATGGAGCGGCAGGCCCTCTGGCCCGCCTTCGCGGCCGAGGGCTTCAGCCCGGACGGCGCGTTCGCGGCGCACTGGCTGTTGCGCTATCTGCACATCCTGGGGGCGGCGCTGGTTTTCGGCGCGGCCTTTCACCTTTTCTTTTCCACCAGAAAACACCCGGAAAAAGCGCCCCGTCTGCGCAACTGGCTGTTCGGGGCCACCCTGGCCCAGGTGGTCATCGGCCTCCCCCTGGTTTTCTCCGTGGCCGCGGATCTGAACTGGTCCATCCTCTGGGCCGTGACCGTGGGAGCGGCCGCCGCCATGCTGGCGCTCTGGGCCCTGCGGCCCGCCGCCGCGCCGTTGACGGCCGTGGGGCCGCGCAGTCTGCTGGTTCTTCTGCCGATGATCTTTGTCGCCATGCTGGTGGCCCGGCAGTTTCTGCAAGACCGGGTTCTGGCGCCGGGCCATGCCCAGGCCGTGGCGGTGCGCGAGGCGCGCTCCAAAGCCTTGGCTCCCTTCCGGCAACAGGCTCTGGCGGCCTTTACGGTCAAGCTGGAGACGGTCTATGACAACGGCGAAACCATCTATGACGGCGCTTGCCAGCCCTGCCACGGCACGGCCGGACACGGGGACGGCCCCGTTGCCGGCCGCCTGCTGGTACCGGCCGCGGATCTCGCCGCCATCCGGGCGGACCGGGAGTATATCTACGGCATTCTGAAAGACGGGACGCCCGGCTCGGCCATGCCCTATTTCCGGCTGTACGACAAGGAAAAGCTGGACAAGGTGCTGGACACGCTTTCCACGCGTTTTTCCATGTTCGCGGCCGCGCCGAAACCCGCGCATGAGCCTGACCTGGAGGCCCAGACGGTCTGGGAGGAAACCTGTTCCGTATGCCACGGCACGGACGGCGCGCCCACTCCCTTCGGCCGCACGTTACGGCCCGAGCCGCCGGAT
- the rsmI gene encoding 16S rRNA (cytidine(1402)-2'-O)-methyltransferase produces the protein MPLTSPRLWIVATPLGNPGDLSPRAREILENADLILAEDTRRAAQLCRLCGIQGRRFLSFYDHNEAERQEEVLRLLREGRDLALISDAGTPLLADPGYRLVRACRKEGLPVSPVPGPSAPAAALSAAGIAPLPHTFLGFLPRDTAGREALLTAYAQVPGSLIFFERKDRLKESLATAARILGPRDLAVCRELTKTHEEFILNRLENSMDLPDELLGEITVIIGPPEVTERTPREEVESLLRAELARGGKARDVARRVQSAVRGWNGKELYALIPSARAISQ, from the coding sequence ATGCCTTTGACTTCACCCCGTCTCTGGATAGTAGCCACGCCTCTTGGCAACCCTGGTGACCTGTCGCCCAGGGCCCGCGAAATTCTGGAAAACGCGGACCTGATCCTGGCCGAGGATACCCGCCGGGCGGCCCAGCTCTGCCGTCTCTGCGGCATTCAGGGCCGCCGCTTCCTGAGTTTTTACGACCACAACGAGGCCGAGCGCCAGGAAGAAGTGCTGCGCCTGCTGCGCGAAGGCCGCGATCTGGCCCTGATTTCCGACGCGGGCACCCCCCTGCTGGCCGACCCCGGCTACCGCCTGGTGCGGGCCTGCCGCAAGGAAGGTCTGCCGGTTTCCCCGGTGCCGGGGCCCTCCGCCCCGGCCGCCGCCCTGTCCGCGGCCGGTATCGCGCCCCTGCCCCACACTTTTCTGGGTTTTCTGCCCCGCGATACGGCCGGGCGCGAAGCCCTGCTCACGGCCTACGCCCAGGTGCCCGGCTCGTTGATCTTTTTCGAACGCAAGGACCGCCTCAAGGAAAGCCTGGCTACGGCGGCCCGCATCCTGGGCCCGCGAGATCTGGCCGTCTGCCGTGAATTGACCAAAACTCATGAGGAATTTATACTCAATCGTCTGGAAAATAGTATGGATCTGCCTGATGAACTGCTGGGCGAGATCACGGTTATCATCGGCCCGCCCGAAGTGACGGAACGCACGCCGCGCGAGGAAGTGGAAAGCCTGCTGCGCGCGGAGCTGGCACGTGGCGGCAAGGCCCGTGACGTGGCCCGCCGGGTTCAGAGCGCCGTGCGCGGCTGGAACGGCAAGGAATTGTACGCCCTGATCCCGTCCGCCAGAGCAATTTCACAGTGA
- a CDS encoding c-type cytochrome, with the protein MKNRNVFFALALAILLLVFGVWLLTFFRSTLVTKRLAAEDAGTSKQSFAAPSGQPFFNPPRPEDAPESIRAEVMLGYKIMTETKKYAGEYVNNDLSCSSCHFDGGRSLNTISLVGVGATYPRFRNRQDYTVDLAMRVQDCFQRSMNGVAPALDSQVMQSLLVYMQWISKDIPIYAKLPWALPSDLGNPHKPDAANGDKVYADVCARCHGDDGQGTPIAPPLWGDGSYNAGAGMHRVSTFSVFAWRFMPKNAPSLTQEQALDVAAFVNGKPRPEFVSTGPDKIKRIIPLPEGK; encoded by the coding sequence ATGAAAAATCGCAATGTTTTTTTTGCCCTTGCCCTGGCAATATTGCTGCTCGTGTTCGGTGTCTGGCTGCTGACCTTTTTCCGTTCCACGCTGGTGACCAAACGGCTGGCCGCGGAAGACGCGGGAACCTCGAAACAGAGCTTTGCCGCGCCGTCGGGCCAGCCGTTTTTCAATCCGCCGCGCCCTGAGGACGCGCCGGAAAGCATCCGGGCGGAAGTGATGCTCGGCTACAAGATCATGACTGAAACGAAAAAGTACGCCGGGGAATACGTCAACAATGATTTGTCCTGTTCCAGCTGCCACTTTGACGGCGGCAGAAGTCTGAACACCATTTCGCTGGTGGGTGTGGGCGCCACGTATCCGCGCTTCCGCAACCGCCAGGACTATACCGTGGATCTGGCCATGCGCGTGCAGGACTGTTTTCAGCGCAGCATGAACGGCGTGGCACCGGCCCTTGACAGCCAGGTCATGCAGTCTCTCCTGGTCTATATGCAGTGGATATCCAAGGATATTCCAATTTATGCCAAGCTGCCCTGGGCTCTGCCGAGCGATCTGGGCAATCCCCACAAGCCCGACGCGGCCAACGGCGACAAGGTCTATGCCGACGTCTGCGCCCGCTGCCACGGCGACGACGGCCAGGGCACGCCCATCGCGCCGCCGCTCTGGGGCGACGGCTCTTACAACGCCGGGGCGGGCATGCACCGCGTCAGCACGTTCTCCGTCTTCGCCTGGCGCTTCATGCCCAAAAATGCGCCGTCCCTGACCCAGGAGCAGGCCCTTGACGTGGCCGCCTTCGTCAACGGGAAACCCCGGCCCGAATTCGTGTCCACCGGTCCCGACAAGATCAAGCGGATCATCCCTCTGCCGGAGGGAAAGTGA
- a CDS encoding cytochrome ubiquinol oxidase subunit I yields the protein MIFPILHIPGLGDGMTIALDAVLHVFISHGLAIGLASMLVLFQTLTWLGKGAFWAQISRSLLGPVVVITTSIGAVTGVGIWFITGALAPEGIGSLIHLFFWPWFIEWGAFTTEVVLLLIYYYLWDRLAQDKPGVLAALGWGYVAVAVSSAFLISGILGFMLTPDGWPWGQTFREAYFNPTFIPQFLLRVAGGLSLGSLCLLGWTAWRYKGPREDRNRALRLAGAVFLGAALVTAVCAFVYFSRVPQTYLTHWKFAVATSYLSQLPYLLPAFNGLAALCILATALAALFRQRRLCGLLCIPTVILCVGLVMEFERIREFVRGPYLLPGYMYANQIPMAENLALDDKHEGLLPRMHWINDDAGLSPENRAGRALFAANCGVCHTEDGINGIRERLAGRTLEGINAITGITQNLAPFMTPFTGSEQERLLLANYLYSLANQDSRLHGQSPKEK from the coding sequence ATGATCTTTCCCATCCTGCATATTCCCGGCCTCGGCGACGGCATGACCATCGCCCTTGACGCCGTCCTGCATGTGTTCATCAGCCACGGTCTGGCTATCGGCCTGGCGAGCATGCTTGTCCTGTTCCAGACGCTGACCTGGCTGGGCAAAGGCGCGTTCTGGGCGCAGATCAGCCGCAGCCTGCTCGGCCCGGTCGTGGTCATCACCACCTCCATCGGCGCGGTCACCGGCGTGGGCATCTGGTTCATCACCGGCGCCCTGGCCCCGGAGGGCATCGGCTCGCTGATTCACCTCTTTTTCTGGCCCTGGTTCATTGAATGGGGCGCGTTCACCACGGAAGTGGTGCTTCTGCTGATCTATTACTATCTCTGGGACCGTCTGGCCCAGGACAAGCCGGGCGTTCTGGCGGCTCTGGGCTGGGGCTACGTGGCCGTGGCCGTGAGTTCGGCCTTCCTGATCTCGGGCATTCTCGGCTTTATGCTCACGCCCGACGGCTGGCCCTGGGGGCAGACCTTCCGCGAGGCCTATTTCAATCCCACCTTTATCCCGCAATTCCTGCTGCGCGTGGCTGGCGGCCTGAGCCTGGGCTCGCTGTGTCTGCTGGGCTGGACGGCCTGGCGCTATAAAGGCCCCCGTGAGGACCGCAACCGGGCCTTGCGCCTGGCGGGCGCGGTCTTTCTCGGCGCGGCCCTGGTCACGGCCGTGTGCGCCTTTGTCTATTTTTCCAGAGTGCCGCAGACCTATCTCACCCACTGGAAGTTCGCGGTGGCCACCTCCTATTTGTCCCAGTTGCCGTATCTGCTGCCCGCGTTCAACGGTCTGGCCGCGCTCTGCATTCTGGCCACGGCCCTGGCCGCGCTGTTCCGGCAGCGCCGCTTGTGCGGGCTGCTCTGCATCCCCACAGTTATTCTCTGCGTGGGCCTGGTGATGGAGTTCGAGCGCATCCGTGAATTCGTGCGCGGTCCCTATCTGCTGCCGGGCTATATGTACGCCAACCAGATTCCCATGGCTGAAAATCTGGCCCTGGACGACAAGCATGAAGGCCTGTTGCCCCGCATGCACTGGATCAACGACGACGCCGGTCTGTCCCCGGAAAACAGGGCCGGTCGGGCGCTGTTCGCGGCCAACTGCGGCGTCTGCCATACCGAGGACGGCATCAACGGCATCCGTGAGCGCCTTGCCGGGCGTACGCTGGAAGGCATCAACGCCATCACCGGCATCACCCAGAATCTGGCGCCGTTCATGACGCCGTTCACCGGCTCCGAGCAGGAACGTCTACTTCTGGCCAACTACCTGTACTCATTGGCCAACCAAGATTCGCGCCTTCACGGGCAGAGCCCCAAGGAGAAGTAG
- the rplS gene encoding 50S ribosomal protein L19 produces the protein MDIIRKIEQENMRMDMPAFRSGDTVKVHLRIVEGEKERIQIFQGNVIRIKRGTTNASFTVRKVSDGVGVERIFPINSPFIDHVELVSQGRVRRSRLYYLRALKGKAARIKPRGRF, from the coding sequence ATGGACATCATCAGGAAAATCGAACAGGAAAACATGCGCATGGATATGCCCGCGTTCCGCTCCGGCGACACGGTCAAAGTGCACCTGCGCATTGTGGAAGGCGAAAAAGAGCGCATCCAGATCTTCCAGGGCAACGTGATCCGCATCAAGCGCGGCACCACCAACGCCAGCTTCACGGTGCGCAAGGTTTCCGACGGCGTGGGCGTGGAACGCATCTTCCCGATCAACTCGCCCTTCATCGACCATGTGGAACTGGTCAGCCAGGGCCGCGTGCGCCGCAGCCGCCTCTACTATCTGCGCGCCCTCAAGGGCAAGGCGGCCCGTATCAAGCCGCGCGGCCGCTTCTGA
- a CDS encoding PTS system mannose/fructose/sorbose family transporter subunit IID: protein MLPRRVVLNCLARTCCINAAVTARGMQQIGLAFVLAPAFNRLYPESSARARAFARYGGHSNTHVFMVPLYVGIVLALEEQIARGSLPEGAVGVVRETLATTLSALGDSFFSGTLLPLWALVSVCLLLAGQIGLTAALAALFLALLLLFRILAFFAGLRHGMSVLARLKRLNLINWVDRLKMLNAVVVALVVWQLPLPHKAPFPWLHYGSGTAAILGAAWLVGRMRLPRILLWALVLGALILMDEGLISM from the coding sequence ATGCTTCCCCGACGTGTTGTCCTCAATTGCCTTGCGCGTACCTGCTGCATCAACGCGGCCGTCACCGCCAGAGGCATGCAGCAGATCGGCCTTGCCTTTGTGCTGGCTCCGGCTTTCAACCGGCTCTATCCGGAAAGCTCGGCCAGGGCCCGCGCCTTTGCCCGTTACGGCGGGCACAGCAATACCCACGTCTTCATGGTCCCGCTTTATGTGGGCATCGTGCTTGCCCTGGAAGAGCAGATCGCCCGTGGTTCCCTGCCGGAAGGCGCCGTGGGCGTGGTGCGCGAAACCCTGGCGACCACCCTCTCCGCCCTGGGGGATTCTTTTTTCAGCGGCACCCTGTTGCCGCTCTGGGCGCTGGTCAGCGTCTGCCTGCTGCTGGCCGGTCAGATCGGGCTTACTGCCGCCCTGGCAGCGCTGTTTCTGGCGTTGTTGCTGCTCTTCCGGATTCTGGCCTTTTTCGCCGGACTGCGCCACGGCATGTCCGTACTGGCGCGGCTCAAGCGCCTGAACCTCATTAACTGGGTGGACCGTCTCAAAATGCTCAATGCGGTCGTGGTGGCCCTGGTGGTCTGGCAACTCCCACTCCCCCACAAGGCCCCCTTTCCCTGGCTGCATTACGGATCGGGCACGGCCGCCATACTGGGCGCGGCCTGGCTGGTGGGGCGGATGCGCCTGCCGCGCATCCTGCTCTGGGCGCTCGTTCTGGGCGCGCTCATTCTCATGGACGAGGGGCTCATCAGCATGTAA
- a CDS encoding ribonuclease HII: MKGDAAQAGLFGPEDIPFGRRSGPVAGIDEAGRGCLAGPVVAAAVILPVVYELPGLTDSKALSAKARDILAPRIRECALAWGLGVVWPRRIERINILQATFEAMSRAVGVLRLTPGRLLIDGNKVLPDAVLTLFWRTGHTAPPPLQQAVVGGDKSEDVISAASILAKTFRDRLMLHLGRRWPGYGLEEHKGYGTKAHYAALRRLGPCPQHRLTFRGVLPQAAAPLQGSLC; this comes from the coding sequence GTGAAAGGAGACGCCGCGCAGGCTGGCCTGTTTGGCCCGGAAGACATTCCTTTCGGCCGCCGGTCCGGACCCGTGGCCGGTATCGACGAAGCCGGACGCGGCTGTCTGGCCGGGCCGGTGGTGGCCGCCGCCGTCATCCTTCCCGTTGTTTACGAGCTGCCCGGCCTTACGGATTCAAAGGCGTTGAGCGCCAAAGCGCGCGATATCCTGGCCCCGCGCATCAGGGAATGCGCTCTGGCCTGGGGGCTGGGCGTGGTCTGGCCCCGGCGCATCGAGCGCATCAATATTCTGCAGGCCACCTTCGAGGCCATGAGCCGGGCCGTGGGCGTGCTTCGCCTTACGCCCGGCCGCCTGCTCATCGACGGCAACAAGGTTCTGCCCGACGCGGTGCTGACTCTGTTCTGGCGCACCGGGCACACTGCCCCGCCGCCGCTTCAGCAAGCCGTTGTGGGCGGGGACAAGAGCGAAGACGTCATTTCCGCCGCCTCCATCCTGGCTAAAACCTTTCGTGACCGGCTCATGCTGCATCTGGGCCGCCGCTGGCCCGGCTACGGCCTGGAGGAGCACAAGGGCTACGGCACAAAGGCCCACTATGCGGCCTTACGCCGTCTGGGCCCCTGCCCGCAGCACCGCCTGACGTTCCGGGGAGTGTTGCCCCAGGCCGCCGCTCCGCTGCAGGGCAGCTTGTGCTGA
- a CDS encoding YraN family protein translates to MLKWLFSRQTGPRTPPAPGKDAPDHIRLGRDGEKVAVALLRRAGFELLDRNWRQGRLELDMVCRESGVLVFVEVKTRRSDERGGPAAAVTPAKQRVLTRAAQAWLAAHDAWQAPCRFDVVCLLRHGDTFSAEHYRHAFDFTPSLDSSHASWQPW, encoded by the coding sequence GTGCTGAAATGGCTTTTTTCCCGGCAAACCGGCCCGAGAACGCCTCCCGCGCCGGGCAAGGACGCGCCGGACCACATCCGCCTGGGACGGGACGGCGAAAAGGTTGCGGTCGCGCTTTTGCGGCGCGCGGGCTTTGAGCTGCTGGACCGCAACTGGCGGCAGGGCCGCCTGGAGTTGGATATGGTCTGCCGCGAAAGCGGCGTTCTGGTCTTTGTGGAGGTCAAAACCCGGCGGTCGGACGAGCGCGGCGGCCCGGCAGCGGCCGTGACCCCGGCCAAACAGCGTGTCCTCACGCGCGCGGCGCAGGCCTGGCTGGCGGCGCACGACGCCTGGCAAGCACCCTGCCGCTTTGACGTGGTCTGCCTGTTGCGCCACGGCGACACCTTCAGCGCGGAGCATTACCGCCATGCCTTTGACTTCACCCCGTCTCTGGATAGTAGCCACGCCTCTTGGCAACCCTGGTGA
- a CDS encoding Fis family transcriptional regulator — MISDKSVYLRELLYVSYREMPLQGVLKTIFDFLSVHMPVSYFGIYNFFSGVITRIAIYPQYENQFLSPETFQIPDELLKAAYQDTDNYGTWKCCRSCQTKGERPYAKIAKMLHPMGGTNIYMPLDFWINCTQFRFISVHCTSECSYSQDQVDLCEEIREPLSAALREILDREKEARPRMHGAFPRRDESQGQAQAFHSLDEHIAQYIRQVIQYTNGRISGKNGAASILGLPSTTLWSKMRKLKINSGRL; from the coding sequence ATGATAAGCGATAAAAGTGTCTACCTTCGTGAGCTGCTTTATGTTTCCTATAGAGAAATGCCTTTACAGGGTGTATTAAAAACTATTTTTGATTTTCTTTCTGTTCATATGCCTGTTTCCTATTTTGGCATTTATAACTTTTTTTCAGGCGTGATAACAAGAATTGCGATATATCCGCAATATGAAAACCAATTTCTATCACCTGAGACTTTTCAAATTCCGGATGAACTTCTGAAGGCGGCCTATCAGGACACTGACAACTACGGAACCTGGAAATGCTGCCGGAGCTGCCAAACGAAGGGAGAACGCCCCTATGCCAAAATAGCAAAGATGCTCCATCCCATGGGCGGGACAAATATTTATATGCCGCTCGATTTTTGGATTAATTGTACTCAATTCCGATTCATCAGCGTGCACTGTACGAGCGAATGCTCCTATTCGCAGGATCAGGTGGATCTTTGCGAAGAGATCAGGGAGCCGTTGAGCGCCGCATTGAGGGAAATCCTTGACCGGGAGAAGGAAGCGCGCCCCCGCATGCACGGCGCGTTCCCCAGGCGGGATGAAAGCCAGGGCCAGGCGCAGGCCTTTCACAGCCTGGACGAACATATCGCGCAGTATATCCGCCAGGTCATCCAGTACACCAACGGGCGTATCAGCGGCAAAAACGGCGCGGCGTCCATCCTGGGGCTGCCGTCCACCACACTGTGGTCCAAAATGCGCAAACTCAAGATCAACAGCGGCCGTTTGTGA
- a CDS encoding HPr family phosphocarrier protein: MEDVIEETPRGLALRLTLNLRGGLHARPAARLAQEAQRYAADIQLIGETGEVDAKSMLDILSLAPPANAELILLAKGDDAREALHGLARFLTTLQE, from the coding sequence ATGGAAGACGTCATCGAAGAAACCCCGCGCGGGCTCGCCCTGCGGCTCACGCTCAATCTGCGCGGCGGCCTGCACGCCCGGCCCGCCGCCCGCCTGGCCCAGGAAGCCCAGCGTTACGCGGCCGACATCCAGCTCATCGGCGAAACGGGCGAGGTTGACGCCAAAAGCATGCTGGACATCCTTTCTCTGGCGCCGCCGGCCAATGCGGAACTGATCCTCCTGGCCAAAGGCGACGACGCCCGTGAAGCGCTTCACGGCCTGGCCCGTTTTTTAACCACCCTGCAGGAATGA